The Candidatus Aminicenantes bacterium genome includes a region encoding these proteins:
- the prfA gene encoding peptide chain release factor 1, with the protein MDTRNSEKIFSYLEKIHARYEQISAELSASETVHQQKKFRELSRELFALKPLEGKYHQFKKVCQRLDDAKDLAATAEDGEMKELIREERALLDREKETLIGEVEILMVSESGEDNRNAFLEIRAGAGGDEASLFASDLLRMYTRVAERKKWKAEIMSTTISGIGGIKEAILYIKGSEVSKFLKFESGVHRVQRVPSTEASGRIHTSTVTVAVLPEAEDVEVEFNLKDIRIDTYAASGPGGQHVNKTESAIRVTHFPTGIVVTCQDEKSQHKNKEKALKVLKARLFEHEKHKREESIALNRKSQVGSGERSEKIRTYNFPQSRVTDHRVNGRNFNIGFIIDGDLDDLVAELSESHVRALIEQKISGMIA; encoded by the coding sequence ATGGATACAAGGAACAGTGAAAAGATATTCTCCTATCTTGAAAAAATCCATGCCCGTTATGAGCAGATCAGCGCTGAACTGAGCGCCAGCGAAACCGTCCACCAGCAGAAAAAATTCCGCGAGCTTTCCAGGGAATTGTTCGCCCTGAAACCCCTGGAAGGGAAATACCACCAGTTCAAAAAAGTCTGCCAGCGCCTGGACGACGCGAAAGACCTGGCGGCCACGGCCGAAGACGGGGAAATGAAGGAGCTGATCCGGGAGGAACGGGCGCTGCTGGACAGGGAGAAGGAGACGCTGATTGGGGAAGTCGAGATCCTCATGGTCTCGGAGAGCGGCGAGGACAACCGCAACGCCTTCCTGGAAATCCGCGCCGGCGCCGGCGGCGACGAGGCGTCGCTCTTCGCCTCCGACCTGCTGCGCATGTACACGCGGGTGGCGGAGAGAAAAAAATGGAAGGCCGAGATCATGTCCACGACCATCTCCGGCATCGGCGGCATCAAGGAGGCCATCCTCTACATCAAGGGCAGCGAAGTGAGCAAGTTCCTCAAATTCGAGAGCGGCGTGCATCGGGTGCAGCGCGTCCCTTCGACCGAGGCCAGCGGCCGCATCCACACCTCGACGGTGACCGTGGCCGTGCTGCCCGAGGCCGAGGACGTGGAGGTGGAGTTCAACCTCAAGGACATCCGCATCGACACCTACGCGGCATCGGGGCCCGGCGGGCAGCACGTGAACAAGACCGAATCGGCCATCCGCGTCACCCATTTCCCGACCGGCATCGTGGTCACCTGCCAGGACGAAAAATCCCAGCATAAAAACAAGGAAAAGGCCCTCAAGGTGCTGAAAGCCCGGCTGTTCGAACACGAGAAGCACAAGCGGGAAGAAAGCATCGCCCTGAACCGGAAATCCCAGGTCGGGTCGGGGGAGCGTTCGGAAAAGATACGCACCTACAATTTCCCCCAGAGCCGCGTCACCGACCACCGCGTCAATGGGCGCAACTTCAATATCGGTTTCATCATCGACGGCGACCTGGACGACTTGGTGGCCGAGTTGAGCGAAAGCCATGTCCGCGCCTTGATCGAGCAAAAAATCAGCGGCATGATCGCCTAG
- the prmC gene encoding peptide chain release factor N(5)-glutamine methyltransferase, giving the protein MLYRELFAAQLRRLKKGEMSTAVEALIEKSFAISRTQFWIKKNQPITDAGGVRRFRRYFSRLLADEPLAYILKEKEFFGETFAVSRAVLIPRPETELLVERALELLGRGKARVLDIGSGSGNIAIILALKSSAAVTALDASRPALRVLRENIAAFGLQDRIRTLHGDFFPAKAKPFDMIIANPPYLSRKDWRDLPPAIKRFEPKAALVAGPAGTEALEKIIAGAADYLTGGGRLLLEIGHGQLRAVRAFLKSAGFKDVEWRRDYGGIARVISARR; this is encoded by the coding sequence GTGCTCTATCGCGAACTTTTTGCCGCCCAGCTTCGCCGGCTGAAAAAAGGCGAAATGTCCACCGCGGTCGAAGCGCTGATCGAAAAGTCCTTCGCCATCAGCCGTACCCAGTTCTGGATAAAAAAAAACCAGCCCATTACCGATGCCGGCGGCGTGAGAAGGTTCAGGCGTTATTTCTCGCGCCTGCTTGCCGACGAGCCGCTGGCCTACATCCTGAAGGAGAAGGAGTTTTTCGGGGAAACATTCGCGGTGAGCCGCGCCGTGCTGATCCCGCGCCCGGAAACCGAGCTGCTGGTCGAGCGCGCCCTGGAGCTTTTGGGCAGGGGAAAAGCGCGGGTGCTGGACATCGGCAGCGGCAGCGGCAACATCGCCATCATCCTGGCCCTGAAATCGTCCGCCGCGGTCACGGCCCTGGATGCCAGCCGGCCGGCCCTGAGGGTGCTGCGGGAAAATATCGCCGCCTTCGGGCTGCAGGACAGGATCAGGACGCTCCACGGCGATTTTTTTCCCGCCAAAGCAAAACCTTTTGACATGATTATCGCCAATCCCCCCTACCTTTCTCGAAAAGACTGGCGGGATTTGCCGCCGGCCATCAAGCGTTTCGAACCGAAGGCCGCCCTGGTAGCCGGTCCGGCCGGTACCGAGGCACTGGAAAAGATAATCGCCGGGGCTGCCGATTACCTGACGGGCGGCGGGCGCCTGCTGCTCGAGATCGGCCACGGGCAGCTGCGGGCCGTACGCGCCTTCCTGAAGTCGGCCGGATTCAAGGACGTCGAGTGGCGCCGCGATTACGGTGGAATCGCCCGGGTGATCTCCGCCCGCCGATGA
- the rpmE gene encoding 50S ribosomal protein L31: protein MKKNIHPKYMECTVICACGNTFKTRSTMAKIEVEICSSCHPFFTGKQKYIDTEGRIEKFKKKYGYKEQ, encoded by the coding sequence ATGAAAAAGAACATTCATCCTAAATATATGGAATGCACCGTAATTTGCGCTTGCGGGAATACTTTCAAGACCCGTTCCACCATGGCCAAAATTGAAGTGGAAATCTGTTCGTCCTGCCATCCGTTCTTCACCGGCAAGCAGAAATACATTGACACCGAAGGCAGAATAGAGAAGTTCAAGAAGAAGTATGGATACAAGGAACAGTGA